The region ACATCAACCCTGAACGCCGGTTCCCTTCTCTCTTCGAGCCTGTACATGGATCGGCCCCGGACATCGCCGGTCTCGGTGTAGCAAACCCCATCGCGCAGATCTGGTCCGCGGCCATGATGCTCGATCACCTCGGCGAAGAAGACGCCGCAGCAGCCATCCTCCACGCCATCGAGCAGGTTCTTCCCGTTCCATCCTCACGCACCCGCGACATCGGCGGCACAGCCGATACGGTCACCGCAGGAAAAGCCATAGCCGAGGCGCTCGGATAATCCGCAGCGGCCTCCAGAGCAAAGTGGCTGCACTTTTTGAACGTCGGTTCCGGAGGTGTCATCCTGAGCGTAGCGCCAGCGCGAAGTCGAAGGATCTGTGGTCGGGAATGGTGGCTAAGCCAGCAGATCCCAGATCCCTTCGACTCTGCCGCTCGCTGTAAAACTGTGAGAAGCGTCGCTCAGGAGGAGACTCCTCAAGAGAGGGCAATGAGCGCATTTAAGGCTGTTGCGGAAGCAGCGATGTATTCCATCCTCCACCAAGCGCCTTGATCAGCAAAACGCTCGCCTCAAGACGGCGGCGTGTGATATCGATATCGTTGCGCTCATTCTGCAACAGCGCCGTCTGCCACGTAATCACTTGCAGATAGGTGTCGACCCCACCTTCGTAGCGAGTATTAAACAGATCCAGTGACTGCCGGGCCGACGACGTCGCCGCCTGTTGCTGGCCGGATTCAATCTCAAGTCCATGCAACGCATTCAGGCTGTCTTCTACCTGCTGAAATGCCGTGAGTGTCGTTTGCCTGTACGAAGCCACTGTACCGTCATAGTCCGCTCGGGCAATATCGCTGACAGAGCGTCTTCGTCCATGGTCGAATAGCGTCTGCGACAGCGTCGGTCCAACTGCAAAGAAGCGACTGGGCCATGTAAACCAATTCAGCGCCGATGTTCCTGTAAATCCTGCAGCAGCCGAAAGCGAAAGCGTCGGATAGAACGCAGCCTGCGCAATTCCAATCTGCTCGTTGGCAGCCGCCATGCGACGCTCAGCCGAAGCGATATCGGGCCGCCGTTCCAGCAGTTGCGAAGGAAGGACTCCGGGAATCTCCGGCATCGCCGGCCCGGCAACAGTAACCGGGCTGCGCGGCAGCGTAAACTGCGCAGGAGCCTTACCAATCAGCATCGCGATCGCGTGCTCATACTGTGCGCGCATGATGTCTACATCGGTCGCCTGCACCTGCGCGGTCTGCAGCTGTGTCCTCGCCTGCGTCACGTCCGACAGCGGAGCTGCGCCTCCTTCATAA is a window of Edaphobacter sp. 12200R-103 DNA encoding:
- a CDS encoding efflux transporter outer membrane subunit: MRDRARSALIALAGSLSFLISGCRVGPEYVRPTAPLAPEFKEALPSNFKASDGWKIAQPSDAQLKGDWWTLFNDSQLNELEAQVDPANQTLKEAEANFRASRAAVRFYRADLAPTVSANPGIGAIRNSTNQPYFNKSVASNGTGDFTLPIDLNYEIDLWGRIRRSITQSREQAQASAADLETTRLSLHAELAIDYFNLRSADGQRKLLDETVKAFQDALQLTEDRYEGGAAPLSDVTQARTQLQTAQVQATDVDIMRAQYEHAIAMLIGKAPAQFTLPRSPVTVAGPAMPEIPGVLPSQLLERRPDIASAERRMAAANEQIGIAQAAFYPTLSLSAAAGFTGTSALNWFTWPSRFFAVGPTLSQTLFDHGRRRSVSDIARADYDGTVASYRQTTLTAFQQVEDSLNALHGLEIESGQQQAATSSARQSLDLFNTRYEGGVDTYLQVITWQTALLQNERNDIDITRRRLEASVLLIKALGGGWNTSLLPQQP